From one Butyricimonas faecihominis genomic stretch:
- the ahpF gene encoding alkyl hydroperoxide reductase subunit F, with protein MLDTSLKDQLKNIFAVLEAQYTLDIAVAPQHESRQELTEMLADVAECSDKISCRIKEGKELEFSLLKNGEPTGIKFRGVPNGHEFTSLLLAIMNADGKGKNFPDETICNRVKALKGPIHLTTYVSLTCTNCPDVVQALNAMATLNPQIHHEMVDGAIYQDEVEKLKIQGVPSVFADGKLIHVGRGEFGELLNKLEAQYGIEENTLEVKEKSYDVIVLGGGPAGSAAAIYSARKGLNVAVIAERIGGQVKETVGIENLISVPETTGNQLADNLRTHLQCYPIDLLEHRQIEKIALEDKQKILSTATGEKFSAPAVIVATGASWRKLNVSGEAEYIGRGVAFCPHCDGPFYKGKHVAVVGGGNSGIEAAIDLAGICSKVTVLEFLDNLKADQVLQEKLKSLPNVEVFVNSQTLEVIGNGDKVTGIRVKDQTTEEVRTIELDGIFVQIGLMPNSGVFREVVDTNRMGEIAIDTYCRTNIPGIYAAGDVSTVPYKQIIIAMGEGAKAALSAFEDRMRGVI; from the coding sequence ATGCTAGATACCTCTTTAAAAGACCAACTTAAAAATATTTTCGCCGTTTTAGAGGCTCAATACACGTTGGACATCGCCGTGGCTCCTCAACACGAAAGTCGTCAGGAATTAACGGAAATGTTGGCTGACGTGGCAGAATGTTCAGATAAAATATCTTGCCGGATTAAAGAGGGAAAAGAACTGGAATTCTCTTTACTGAAAAACGGAGAACCCACAGGCATCAAATTCCGGGGAGTCCCCAACGGACACGAGTTCACCTCCCTCCTACTTGCCATCATGAATGCAGACGGGAAAGGGAAGAATTTTCCGGATGAGACCATCTGCAACCGGGTGAAAGCATTGAAAGGTCCCATACACCTGACAACTTACGTATCTTTAACTTGTACCAACTGTCCGGATGTCGTACAAGCGCTGAATGCCATGGCTACTTTAAACCCGCAAATCCATCACGAAATGGTCGATGGGGCAATCTACCAAGATGAAGTAGAAAAATTAAAGATACAAGGAGTACCTTCCGTGTTCGCGGATGGAAAACTCATCCATGTCGGAAGAGGGGAATTCGGTGAATTATTAAACAAACTTGAGGCTCAATACGGAATAGAAGAAAACACGTTAGAGGTAAAAGAAAAAAGTTATGATGTCATCGTTCTAGGAGGAGGACCGGCAGGATCGGCAGCCGCCATTTACTCCGCACGCAAGGGTTTGAACGTGGCCGTCATAGCGGAACGTATCGGGGGACAAGTCAAAGAAACCGTGGGGATTGAAAACCTGATTTCCGTACCGGAAACAACAGGTAATCAATTGGCAGACAATTTACGGACACATTTACAATGTTACCCGATTGACCTGCTGGAACATCGGCAGATTGAAAAAATAGCATTAGAGGATAAACAAAAAATACTTTCCACGGCTACCGGGGAGAAATTCTCCGCACCGGCTGTTATCGTAGCTACCGGAGCCAGTTGGAGAAAACTGAACGTATCAGGTGAGGCCGAGTATATCGGTAGAGGCGTCGCGTTCTGCCCGCATTGTGACGGGCCATTCTACAAAGGCAAACACGTTGCAGTTGTAGGAGGGGGCAATTCAGGGATAGAAGCTGCCATTGATTTGGCAGGAATATGTTCAAAAGTTACCGTATTGGAATTTTTGGACAATTTAAAGGCCGATCAAGTGTTACAGGAAAAACTAAAAAGCTTACCCAACGTGGAAGTCTTTGTCAATTCGCAAACACTTGAAGTTATCGGCAACGGGGATAAGGTAACAGGCATCCGGGTAAAAGACCAGACCACCGAAGAGGTTCGTACCATTGAATTGGACGGAATTTTCGTTCAGATCGGTTTAATGCCTAATAGCGGCGTTTTCCGGGAAGTCGTCGACACGAATCGAATGGGAGAAATCGCCATCGACACGTATTGCCGCACAAATATTCCGGGAATCTATGCCGCGGGAGATGTCTCCACCGTTCCCTACAAACAAATCATCATCGCCATGGGAGAAGGAGCAAAAGCCGCACTTTCTGCTTTTGAGGATCGGATGCGAGGGGTGATTTGA
- the trxA gene encoding thioredoxin, producing the protein MTMIEHLTKDSFKRKVFDYQNERVYRFEGERPVVIDFYTNWCVPCKTIAPILEELQREYEGKVDIYKVDSDMEKELVKAFNVRSIPTLMFVPVEGQPQVGCGAVSKGELKHFFNQVFHI; encoded by the coding sequence ATGACTATGATCGAGCATTTGACAAAGGATAGTTTTAAGCGGAAGGTGTTTGACTATCAGAATGAGAGGGTGTATAGATTTGAGGGGGAGCGTCCGGTCGTGATAGATTTCTACACGAATTGGTGTGTCCCGTGTAAGACCATAGCCCCGATCTTGGAAGAATTGCAGCGGGAGTACGAGGGGAAAGTTGATATTTACAAGGTGGATAGCGATATGGAGAAGGAGTTGGTGAAGGCCTTCAACGTGCGGAGCATCCCGACCTTGATGTTTGTTCCGGTGGAAGGCCAGCCACAAGTGGGATGCGGGGCCGTGTCCAAAGGGGAATTGAAACATTTCTTTAATCAGGTATTTCATATTTGA
- a CDS encoding DUF4492 domain-containing protein, translating into MLRKAWDLYYDGFRNMPRWGRTLWLIIIIKLCIMFLVFKLWLMPNYLNSHYDSAEEKSNHVFEELTTKP; encoded by the coding sequence ATGCTAAGAAAAGCTTGGGATCTATATTACGACGGATTCAGGAATATGCCCCGGTGGGGAAGAACTCTTTGGCTTATTATCATTATTAAGCTATGTATCATGTTTTTAGTCTTTAAACTTTGGTTAATGCCCAATTACTTGAACTCCCACTACGACAGTGCCGAGGAGAAAAGTAATCATGTTTTTGAAGAATTAACAACAAAACCTTAA
- a CDS encoding cytochrome ubiquinol oxidase subunit I gives MLLDLTTTTLVEWSRWQFAMTAIYHYMFVPLTLGLALMLAIMETMWVKTGDQSWLNATKFWMKLFGINFAIGVATGLILEFQFGTNWSNYSWFVGDIFGAPLAIEGIIAFFLESTFVAVMFFGWNKVSKRFHLVSTWMVFVGANISALWILVANAWMQNPVGMEFNPLTARNEMDDFWAILFSPTAISKFTHTVTSAYTLSACFVVGVSSWFILKKRNLEFARKSIMLASVFGLISILLTMYTGDSSAQDVTKTQPMKFAAMEGLNEGGNGVEFTVIGIPTNDPSLPTPKMKKMEYAIHVPKMLSFLGYHDFNAYIPGIQNILDGYTSQEGITYPSLEQRMANGRTAIDALKTYKQAVKDENHPLADSTLQVFKANYSDFGYGYLSSPYDVIPHVPLVFFSFRIMVGLGMLFTLLFILSLWYAKKRKFEKFKLIPYLALVCVPLAYVASQCGWIVAEVGRQPWVVQDLMPTNVAVTKIASDWVITTFWMFAILFTILLIAELKIMFHQIKKGPENH, from the coding sequence ATGCTTCTTGATCTGACAACAACCACTCTGGTGGAGTGGTCACGATGGCAATTCGCCATGACAGCAATCTACCATTACATGTTTGTACCCCTGACCTTGGGATTGGCCCTGATGCTCGCCATCATGGAAACCATGTGGGTAAAAACGGGTGATCAAAGTTGGCTGAATGCCACTAAATTCTGGATGAAACTGTTCGGTATTAATTTTGCCATCGGCGTGGCTACCGGATTAATTCTGGAATTCCAGTTCGGTACAAACTGGTCAAACTACTCTTGGTTCGTGGGGGATATTTTCGGCGCCCCGCTGGCCATTGAAGGAATTATAGCGTTCTTCTTAGAATCCACCTTCGTGGCTGTCATGTTCTTTGGCTGGAATAAAGTAAGCAAACGCTTCCATCTGGTTTCAACTTGGATGGTATTTGTCGGGGCAAACATTTCAGCTCTATGGATTCTGGTTGCCAACGCTTGGATGCAAAATCCTGTCGGCATGGAATTTAACCCACTGACGGCCAGAAATGAAATGGATGATTTTTGGGCAATTCTCTTCTCTCCCACAGCGATCAGTAAATTTACCCACACGGTAACTTCGGCCTACACGCTGTCGGCCTGTTTCGTGGTAGGAGTGAGTTCATGGTTCATCCTGAAGAAAAGGAATCTTGAATTCGCTCGTAAGAGTATCATGCTTGCCTCCGTGTTCGGGTTAATCAGTATTCTGCTCACCATGTACACGGGAGACTCCAGCGCACAGGATGTAACCAAGACGCAACCCATGAAATTCGCCGCCATGGAAGGCCTGAACGAGGGGGGTAACGGAGTAGAATTCACCGTAATCGGTATTCCGACAAACGATCCGTCATTACCGACACCCAAGATGAAAAAAATGGAATACGCGATCCATGTTCCTAAAATGCTTTCCTTCTTGGGGTATCATGATTTCAACGCCTATATTCCCGGTATTCAAAATATTTTAGATGGTTACACCTCACAAGAAGGTATTACCTATCCCTCTTTGGAACAACGTATGGCTAACGGCCGCACCGCCATCGATGCCTTGAAAACATATAAGCAAGCCGTCAAGGACGAAAACCATCCCCTTGCCGACAGCACGTTACAAGTCTTTAAAGCCAACTATTCCGACTTCGGGTACGGCTACTTGTCATCCCCGTATGACGTCATACCTCACGTGCCACTCGTATTCTTCAGTTTCCGAATCATGGTCGGCTTGGGTATGTTATTCACACTTCTATTCATTCTTTCCCTGTGGTATGCAAAGAAGAGAAAATTCGAGAAATTCAAACTCATTCCTTACTTGGCTCTTGTCTGCGTTCCCTTGGCTTACGTCGCTTCCCAATGCGGTTGGATCGTGGCAGAAGTTGGTCGCCAACCTTGGGTCGTACAGGATCTGATGCCCACGAATGTTGCCGTTACCAAAATAGCGTCCGACTGGGTAATCACCACTTTCTGGATGTTTGCCATACTTTTCACCATCCTGCTAATTGCAGAACTGAAAATTATGTTCCACCAGATAAAAAAGGGACCGGAAAATCATTAA
- a CDS encoding YccF domain-containing protein — protein sequence MKILGNIIWVLFGGFFIALEYFVSSIGLFITIIGIPFGIQTLKLGVLALWPFGSQVVDLPQSSGCLSFLMNVIWFFIGGIWIFLSHLLFGLIFCITVIGIPFGVQHFKLARLAITPFGHDVV from the coding sequence ATGAAAATTCTTGGAAATATCATCTGGGTCCTGTTCGGCGGTTTTTTCATCGCGCTAGAATATTTTGTCTCTAGCATCGGTCTGTTCATCACGATCATCGGAATACCTTTCGGGATACAAACCCTAAAACTCGGAGTGCTGGCCCTCTGGCCTTTCGGTAGCCAAGTGGTAGACCTCCCGCAAAGTAGCGGTTGTCTTTCCTTCCTCATGAATGTCATCTGGTTTTTTATCGGGGGAATATGGATATTTCTATCCCATCTCCTTTTCGGGCTGATCTTCTGCATCACCGTCATCGGCATCCCCTTCGGCGTGCAACATTTCAAACTGGCCCGTCTGGCCATCACCCCCTTCGGTCACGACGTTGTATAG
- a CDS encoding SulP family inorganic anion transporter translates to MEKVFSPKLFGLIKDGSVKKNLSKDVLAGIVVGIVALPLAIAFAVASGVSPEKGIITAIVAGFLISFFGGSRVQIGGPTGAFIVIVYGIVNDYGLDGMIISTIFAGVIMIGFGMLRLGTLLKFIPHPLIVGFTSGIALTIFSTQISNALGLTLADVPGSFIGKWGAYFGGIDTVNWYAVGITIVTVLIAVYMPKITSKVPGSFVAILVVTPIVAFLLPEGAVTTIGSEFGEIKCNLTPVFPSIEWGQLSHYLQPAMTIAILGAIESLLSAVVADGMISGHHRSNTELIAQGIANIASPLFGGIPATGAIARTATNVKNGGRTPIAGITHAVVLLLIMLFFGKWASLIPMSCLAGILIVVSYNMSEWRSFRSILRASMSDVVILLVTFFLTVLVDLTVAIEIGVVLAALLFMKRMADNAPKEIIGATNMDSDVLENYKNLPKGLGIYEISGPFFFGSAKTYCETIRNLGVNYEVLIIRMRHVPFVDSTGLKNLRETILQLKNEGTYIVLSGVNESVKKDLLKGGIGELVGVENIYPKFDLALQAAKEKIEEK, encoded by the coding sequence ATGGAAAAGGTGTTTAGTCCGAAATTATTCGGATTAATTAAAGACGGTTCGGTAAAGAAGAATTTATCGAAAGATGTTCTTGCCGGAATCGTGGTAGGAATCGTGGCCTTACCGTTGGCAATCGCTTTTGCCGTGGCCTCGGGTGTTTCTCCTGAAAAGGGAATTATAACGGCTATCGTGGCCGGATTTCTCATTTCATTCTTTGGTGGTAGCCGGGTACAGATCGGTGGCCCCACGGGAGCTTTTATCGTTATTGTCTACGGGATTGTGAATGATTATGGTCTGGACGGGATGATTATTTCAACGATATTTGCCGGGGTGATCATGATCGGGTTCGGTATGTTACGGTTGGGGACGTTACTGAAGTTTATTCCTCACCCGTTGATTGTCGGTTTTACTTCCGGTATCGCCTTGACGATTTTCTCCACGCAAATATCGAATGCTCTGGGACTGACACTGGCAGACGTGCCGGGGAGTTTTATTGGTAAATGGGGTGCTTATTTCGGGGGAATAGATACCGTGAACTGGTATGCCGTGGGAATCACGATCGTGACCGTGTTGATCGCGGTGTATATGCCGAAGATTACAAGTAAGGTGCCGGGTTCGTTTGTTGCCATATTGGTGGTGACGCCTATCGTGGCATTCCTCTTGCCGGAAGGTGCGGTGACGACGATCGGTTCCGAGTTCGGGGAGATTAAATGTAATTTGACCCCGGTGTTCCCGTCAATCGAGTGGGGACAGTTGTCTCATTACTTGCAGCCAGCCATGACGATTGCCATTTTGGGTGCTATTGAGTCCTTGCTGTCCGCGGTAGTTGCCGATGGTATGATCAGTGGGCATCACCGTTCGAATACAGAGTTGATAGCTCAGGGTATTGCTAATATTGCCTCTCCTTTGTTTGGTGGTATTCCTGCCACGGGAGCCATTGCCCGTACGGCAACTAACGTGAAGAACGGGGGGCGTACCCCGATTGCCGGTATCACGCATGCCGTGGTGTTGTTGCTGATCATGTTGTTCTTCGGGAAGTGGGCGTCTTTGATTCCGATGTCATGTCTGGCAGGGATCTTGATCGTGGTGTCTTATAACATGAGTGAATGGCGGTCATTCCGTTCCATTTTGCGGGCATCGATGTCTGACGTGGTGATTTTGCTGGTGACATTCTTTTTGACCGTGCTGGTCGATTTGACCGTGGCGATTGAAATCGGGGTTGTGTTGGCTGCCCTGTTGTTTATGAAACGTATGGCGGATAACGCCCCGAAAGAGATTATCGGAGCCACGAATATGGATAGCGATGTGCTTGAAAATTACAAGAACCTACCGAAAGGTTTGGGGATATACGAGATTAGCGGGCCATTTTTCTTCGGGTCGGCAAAAACATATTGCGAAACAATTCGTAACTTAGGCGTGAATTACGAAGTACTGATTATTCGTATGCGTCATGTGCCTTTCGTGGATTCTACCGGGTTGAAGAACTTGAGAGAGACAATACTTCAATTAAAGAACGAAGGTACGTACATCGTTTTGTCGGGAGTGAATGAATCGGTGAAAAAGGATTTATTGAAGGGGGGAATAGGTGAGCTTGTCGGGGTTGAGAATATTTACCCGAAATTCGATTTGGCTTTACAGGCTGCGAAAGAGAAGATTGAAGAGAAATAA
- a CDS encoding TlpA family protein disulfide reductase, which yields MRLKHYLSCMLILLSFVTVNAQEKKELKEGDQAPTFKYLDINGKEVSLSDLKGKYVYIDVWATWCGPCQYELPHLKELEKKMHGKKIVFVSISCDKDKAAWEKMVKEQGLGGVQLHNGGDREFMTAFGIRGIPRFILLDKEGKVVNANMTRPSNAETEKTLKALKGI from the coding sequence ATGAGATTAAAACATTATTTATCCTGCATGTTGATCTTGTTGTCATTTGTTACGGTGAATGCACAAGAGAAAAAAGAGTTAAAAGAAGGAGATCAAGCTCCCACGTTCAAGTATTTGGATATTAACGGCAAGGAAGTATCCTTGAGTGACTTGAAGGGTAAATATGTCTATATTGATGTATGGGCTACATGGTGTGGACCCTGCCAGTATGAACTTCCTCATTTGAAAGAGTTGGAGAAAAAGATGCATGGGAAGAAAATCGTGTTCGTGAGTATTTCTTGCGATAAAGATAAAGCTGCTTGGGAGAAGATGGTGAAGGAACAAGGTTTGGGCGGAGTTCAATTACACAATGGCGGAGATCGTGAATTTATGACCGCTTTCGGGATCAGAGGTATTCCTCGCTTTATTCTTTTGGACAAAGAGGGTAAGGTGGTGAACGCGAATATGACTCGTCCTTCAAATGCTGAAACCGAGAAAACGCTGAAGGCGTTGAAGGGAATTTAG
- a CDS encoding AI-2E family transporter — MNNIGKYCLGGFALAVVGFLCWYFSSIIAYILIAVIISFLGRPVMNCLERLEIKGYHIPGGLRAAIALICIWVVFILFFYTVIPLVSQEFQSLSDISITNIVNKLEDPLADLEQGLKRFGILESNQDVKEYIVTNLKSVVDVTQIQNIFGSLAGTISSIFIALFSVTFMAFFFLKDSKLFYRMLLTIVPTRYGEGVGNALDSIQKLLMRYFIGITFEVLIVMGLNILGLTIVGLPFNNAVLIGLITGITNVIPYIGPLIGAAFGLSVGIATNVDVDFYTVVFPLLIYMSIVFIITQLIDNVVLQPLIYGNSVHAHPMEIFLVILIAGNLAGIPGMILAIPGYTVLRVILREFFNKYKLVKSLTKGLEDENKKN; from the coding sequence ATGAATAATATAGGAAAATATTGTCTGGGAGGGTTCGCTTTGGCGGTCGTGGGATTTTTGTGTTGGTATTTTTCTTCTATAATAGCTTATATCTTGATTGCCGTGATCATCTCTTTTTTAGGGCGACCGGTGATGAATTGTTTGGAGCGCTTGGAAATTAAGGGGTATCATATACCGGGAGGTTTGCGAGCCGCGATAGCTCTGATTTGTATTTGGGTAGTATTTATCCTTTTCTTTTATACGGTGATCCCGTTAGTGAGCCAAGAATTTCAGTCGTTGAGTGATATTAGTATCACGAATATCGTGAACAAGCTGGAAGATCCTTTGGCCGATTTGGAGCAGGGGTTGAAGCGGTTTGGCATTCTTGAATCGAATCAGGACGTGAAGGAATATATCGTGACGAACTTGAAGTCGGTGGTGGATGTCACGCAGATTCAAAATATATTCGGTTCTTTGGCAGGTACGATCAGTAGTATTTTTATAGCCTTGTTTTCCGTGACGTTTATGGCATTCTTTTTCCTGAAGGATAGCAAGTTATTTTACCGGATGTTGTTGACCATCGTGCCGACACGTTACGGGGAAGGCGTGGGGAATGCGCTGGATTCGATTCAAAAATTACTGATGCGTTATTTTATCGGGATTACCTTCGAGGTGCTGATCGTGATGGGTTTGAATATACTGGGATTGACGATCGTGGGGCTACCGTTTAATAATGCGGTGCTGATTGGTTTGATCACGGGAATTACGAATGTAATTCCTTATATCGGGCCTCTGATCGGGGCGGCTTTCGGATTGTCTGTCGGGATTGCGACGAATGTGGATGTCGATTTCTACACGGTGGTATTTCCCTTGTTGATATACATGAGTATCGTTTTCATTATTACCCAGTTGATTGATAACGTGGTGTTACAGCCTTTAATTTACGGGAATAGTGTTCACGCTCACCCGATGGAGATCTTTTTGGTGATACTGATTGCGGGAAATCTGGCAGGTATACCGGGAATGATCTTGGCGATACCGGGGTATACGGTTTTGCGGGTAATATTGAGGGAATTCTTTAATAAGTATAAACTGGTCAAGTCATTGACCAAAGGCTTGGAAGATGAAAATAAAAAAAACTAG
- the cydB gene encoding cytochrome d ubiquinol oxidase subunit II encodes MNMEFLQHYWWILISLLGGLLVFLLFVQGGQTLLYTIAKTDDERNLLVNSLGRKWEFTFTTLVVFGGAFFASFPLFYSTSFGGAYLAWMVVLFCFVMQAVSYEYRRKAGNLLGEKTYNIFLIINGVIGTICIGAVVGSFFTGNPFKLGEMNDVTWMSPWRGIEVLFNVANLCLGLAIFFLARTLASLYFMNNIKHDVIYERSKKQVLYNSIPFVILLLAFLAIILLGKGYAIMEDKSIQLVPYKYFHNLLEMPLNTLILLIGVIGVLFGIIQSILKPHWRKGIWFSGIGIVLAVIALFIVAGFNNTAFYPSYTNLNSSLTIYNASSSLYTLKTMAYVSLASPIVLAYIFYAWRALNKKQIDIQDVKDDHHAY; translated from the coding sequence ATGAATATGGAATTTCTTCAACATTATTGGTGGATTTTAATATCATTACTTGGCGGATTGCTCGTATTCCTGCTGTTCGTGCAAGGAGGACAAACACTATTATATACCATTGCCAAGACTGACGATGAACGCAATCTGTTGGTCAATAGTTTAGGACGTAAGTGGGAATTCACGTTCACGACATTAGTCGTGTTCGGGGGAGCATTTTTTGCCAGTTTCCCGCTATTCTATTCAACCAGTTTCGGGGGAGCTTACCTCGCTTGGATGGTCGTATTGTTCTGTTTCGTGATGCAGGCCGTTTCCTACGAGTATCGCCGGAAAGCCGGAAACCTGCTCGGGGAAAAGACCTACAATATATTCCTGATCATTAACGGGGTCATCGGCACCATCTGTATCGGTGCCGTTGTCGGCTCTTTCTTCACGGGTAACCCGTTTAAACTAGGAGAAATGAATGATGTTACATGGATGAGTCCATGGAGAGGTATCGAGGTGCTGTTCAATGTCGCAAACCTCTGTCTGGGTCTAGCCATTTTCTTCTTGGCCCGTACATTAGCCTCCCTCTATTTTATGAATAACATCAAACACGACGTGATCTACGAGAGAAGTAAAAAACAAGTATTATACAACTCCATCCCGTTCGTGATACTCCTACTTGCCTTCCTAGCCATCATCTTACTGGGTAAAGGCTATGCGATCATGGAAGATAAGAGCATCCAACTCGTCCCGTACAAATATTTCCACAACCTGCTGGAAATGCCTTTGAACACGCTTATTTTATTGATCGGTGTTATCGGAGTTTTATTCGGAATCATCCAATCCATCTTGAAACCCCATTGGAGAAAAGGGATTTGGTTTTCCGGAATCGGAATCGTCTTGGCTGTAATCGCCTTGTTTATCGTGGCAGGATTCAATAACACGGCATTCTATCCGTCATACACGAATCTCAATTCGTCATTGACCATTTACAATGCCTCATCCTCCCTCTACACGTTGAAAACCATGGCATACGTGTCTCTGGCCTCCCCGATCGTGCTGGCCTATATATTCTACGCTTGGCGAGCTCTCAACAAAAAACAGATTGATATACAGGATGTGAAAGATGACCACCATGCATATTAA
- a CDS encoding amidophosphoribosyltransferase, translating to MSGFFGCVSRKDCVADVFYGTDYHSHLGTKRAGLAFYNGTDFNRSIHSLESAYFRNKFEPELDRFAGSNLGIGVISDMESQPITVTSHLGRFAVVVVGRLANLNEIVDEFLKERKHFAELSSSTVNPTEAVAMLINAGNTFKEGIENVYNKVKGSCSFLILTETGIYAARDKYGRTPIILGKNEHGYVVASESSSFTNLGYTIVRDIQPGEALQITRDGITQVTTPGCKKQICSFLWVYYGYPSSYYEGINVEDARYRCGAAIAERDDVKVDYVAGIPDSGVGHAIGYSNARCLPYKRPFVKYTPTWPRSFMPQNQAMRDLVAKMKLLPNEAFTRDARILFLDDSIVRGTQLKDNVVKLKECGVKEVHMRIACPPLVYPCAFLNFSSSRSNFDLFTRRVIRDLEGTSDLTEEILKPYTDPDSEKYKKMLDVMAQHLQLDSLKFQRLEDIVKAIGLPKEELCTHCWDNSSYM from the coding sequence ATGAGCGGATTTTTTGGCTGTGTATCTCGTAAAGATTGTGTTGCTGACGTGTTTTATGGCACGGATTACCATTCTCATCTGGGAACGAAACGTGCGGGACTGGCTTTTTATAACGGGACGGATTTTAATCGCTCCATCCATAGCTTGGAGAGTGCCTATTTCCGGAATAAGTTTGAACCGGAATTGGATCGTTTCGCCGGGTCTAACTTGGGAATCGGGGTGATCAGTGATATGGAATCACAGCCCATCACGGTGACCTCGCATTTAGGACGGTTCGCTGTCGTGGTGGTAGGGCGTTTGGCTAATTTGAACGAGATTGTGGATGAGTTTCTGAAGGAACGAAAGCATTTTGCCGAATTGTCGAGTTCGACGGTGAACCCGACAGAGGCGGTGGCCATGTTGATTAATGCCGGGAATACGTTTAAGGAGGGAATCGAGAACGTGTATAACAAGGTCAAGGGGTCTTGCTCCTTTTTGATCCTAACGGAGACGGGGATTTATGCGGCTCGGGATAAATATGGTCGTACGCCGATTATCTTGGGGAAAAACGAGCATGGATACGTGGTGGCCAGCGAGAGTTCTTCGTTCACGAATCTGGGATACACGATTGTGCGGGATATTCAGCCGGGGGAGGCTTTGCAGATTACCCGGGATGGGATCACGCAAGTGACGACTCCGGGATGCAAGAAACAGATTTGTTCTTTCTTGTGGGTATATTACGGTTACCCTTCTTCTTATTACGAGGGGATTAACGTGGAAGATGCCCGTTATCGTTGTGGAGCGGCTATTGCCGAACGGGATGATGTGAAGGTGGATTACGTGGCGGGAATACCCGATTCGGGAGTCGGTCACGCGATTGGTTACTCGAATGCCCGTTGCCTGCCGTACAAGCGTCCGTTCGTGAAGTACACGCCGACATGGCCCCGTAGTTTTATGCCACAGAATCAGGCGATGCGGGATTTGGTGGCCAAGATGAAATTGTTGCCTAACGAGGCATTTACACGGGATGCCCGGATTCTATTTCTAGATGATTCGATCGTGCGGGGAACCCAGTTGAAGGATAACGTGGTGAAATTGAAGGAATGCGGGGTAAAAGAGGTGCATATGCGGATTGCCTGTCCGCCTCTGGTTTATCCTTGTGCGTTCTTGAATTTTTCCTCTTCCCGTTCTAATTTTGACTTGTTTACCCGTCGGGTGATCCGGGATTTGGAAGGTACCTCCGATTTGACGGAAGAGATATTGAAACCATATACCGATCCCGATTCGGAGAAGTACAAGAAGATGCTGGACGTGATGGCTCAACATTTACAGTTGGATTCATTGAAGTTTCAACGTCTGGAAGATATTGTGAAGGCAATCGGATTGCCGAAGGAGGAGCTTTGTACCCATTGTTGGGACAATTCTTCTTATATGTAA
- the ahpC gene encoding alkyl hydroperoxide reductase subunit C, which yields MEPIINSQLPEFKVQAFHNGEFKTVSNEDVKGKWAIFFFYPADFTFVCPTELVDVAEKYEQFKAMGVEVYSVSTDSHFVHKAWHDASESIRKIKYPMLADPTGVLSRAFGVMIEEDGMAYRGTFVVNPEGKIKIAEIHDNNIGRNADELLRKVEAAQFVAEHPNEVCPAKWKKGANTLKPSIDLVGKI from the coding sequence ATGGAACCAATTATCAATTCACAACTTCCTGAGTTCAAAGTTCAGGCATTTCACAACGGAGAGTTCAAAACAGTAAGTAACGAAGACGTAAAAGGCAAGTGGGCAATTTTCTTTTTCTATCCTGCAGACTTTACCTTCGTTTGCCCGACCGAATTGGTTGACGTGGCAGAGAAATACGAACAATTCAAAGCCATGGGAGTAGAAGTTTACTCTGTAAGCACGGATTCTCATTTTGTACACAAAGCATGGCATGATGCCTCTGAAAGCATTCGCAAAATCAAATACCCGATGTTGGCTGACCCGACCGGAGTATTGAGCCGTGCCTTCGGGGTGATGATCGAGGAAGACGGGATGGCTTATCGCGGAACATTCGTGGTAAACCCGGAAGGAAAGATTAAAATTGCAGAAATCCACGACAACAACATCGGACGTAACGCTGACGAATTACTTCGAAAAGTTGAGGCCGCTCAATTCGTGGCAGAACATCCGAACGAAGTTTGCCCAGCAAAATGGAAAAAAGGTGCAAACACACTGAAACCGAGCATTGATTTGGTTGGTAAAATTTAA